In Monodelphis domestica isolate mMonDom1 chromosome 4, mMonDom1.pri, whole genome shotgun sequence, one DNA window encodes the following:
- the LOC130458834 gene encoding vomeronasal type-1 receptor 4-like gives MSLYDIVLGIIFFSQTGVGVLGNSLLFCFYVFTLFSSHRSRLLDPILVQLTLTNTIVLLSKGCPLVNFYFGDVYFLGNLGCQMVFYFQRMSRGLAACTTCLLSIFQAVTISPSSSRLAKHKVRVLKLIRPSCLLCWIFNMIIEVNVPFHITGSKRINSSHTGGFEVLYCYWEKVLKEVTILPSLRDILCVGGMVWASGYIIVLLYRHQRKVQHIHRTSLSQKTSPEIRATQTILLLLSIFVSAYCISCGFTLYKVYVTHSGDWLVVVSTFTALCFPTISPFLLIHRDSQIFSSCCASWQKSILNSWNSCGDFQVDSSLDQIS, from the coding sequence ATGTCTCTCTATGACATAGTCCTGGGGATCATCTTCTTTTCTCAGACTGGAGTTGGGGTCCTGGGCAACTCCTTACTCTTCTGCTTTTATGTCTTTACTTTGTTTAGCAGCCACAGGTCAAGGCTATTGGACCCCATTCTGGTCCAACTAACACTGACTAACACCATAGTGCTCCTCTCTAAAGGATGCCCACTAGTAAATTTCTATTTTGGGGATGTTTATTTCCTGGGAAACTTAGGCTGTCAAATGGTATTTTACTTCCAAAGGATGAGCCGGGGCCTTGCTGCCTGTACCACGTGTCTCCTGAGTATCTTTCAGGCTGTCACTATTAGTCCCAGCAGCTCCAGGTTGGCCAAACACAAAGTCAGAGTTCTGAAGCTCATCAGGCCCTCGTGTCTCCTCTGCTGGATATTCAACATGATCATAGAAGTAAACGTGCCCTTTCATATAACTGGATCAAAGAGGATCAACAGCAGCCACACAGGGGGATTTGAAGTCCTTTATTGCTACTGGGAAAAGGTGTTAAAGGAAGTAACCATCCTGCCCTCCCTGCGAGACATCCTTTGTGTTGGAGGCATGGTCTGGGCCAGCGGCTACATAATAGTTCTGCTGTACAGACATCAACGGAAAGTCCAGCACATTCACCGCACGAGCCTCTCACAGAAGACTTCTCCGGAGATCAGGGCCACCCAAACCATCCTGCTGCTGCTGAGCATCTTTGTTTCTGCTTACTGCATCAGCTGTGGCTTCACACTGTACAAAGTGTATGTGACTCATTCGGGTGACTGGCTGGTGGTCGTGTCTACTTTCACCGCCTTGTGTTTCCCAACCATCAGCCCCTTTTTGCTCATTCACAGGGACAGTCAGATCTTCAGCTCCTGCTGTGCCTCCTGGCAGAAGTCAATTCTCAATTCTTGGAATAGCTGTGGGGATTTCCAAGTCGATTCATCTCTGGATCAAATTTCTTAG